Proteins encoded within one genomic window of Blattabacterium cuenoti:
- the clpP gene encoding ATP-dependent Clp endopeptidase proteolytic subunit ClpP: MDYKYNKDSEEFIKYATKHKKINSLTIDRYIQSTTPYIVEERKLNVAQMDVFSRLMMDRVIFLGTPIEDQVANIVQAQLLFLQSVDSLKDIQIYINSPGGDVYAGLGIYDTMQIVEPDVATICTGMAASMAAVLLCAGAKNKRSGLKHSRIMIHQPIGGTHGQASDIEITVREILKLKKELYEIISIHTDAPIEKIEKDSDRDYWMTSEEAKKYGMIDEVLKGKKN, encoded by the coding sequence ATGGATTATAAGTACAATAAGGATTCAGAAGAGTTTATTAAATATGCAACTAAACATAAAAAAATTAATAGTTTAACTATTGATAGATATATTCAATCTACAACACCTTATATTGTTGAAGAACGGAAATTAAATGTAGCTCAAATGGATGTTTTTTCTAGATTAATGATGGATCGTGTTATTTTTTTGGGAACTCCTATAGAAGACCAAGTTGCTAATATTGTACAAGCTCAATTGTTATTTTTACAGTCTGTAGATTCTTTAAAGGATATTCAAATTTATATTAATTCTCCAGGAGGAGATGTTTATGCAGGATTAGGAATATATGATACCATGCAAATTGTTGAACCAGATGTCGCTACCATTTGTACAGGAATGGCAGCATCTATGGCAGCAGTTTTACTTTGTGCAGGAGCAAAAAATAAAAGATCTGGATTGAAACATTCTAGAATTATGATTCATCAACCAATAGGGGGAACACATGGACAAGCTTCAGATATAGAAATTACAGTTCGTGAAATTTTAAAATTGAAAAAAGAACTTTATGAAATTATTTCAATACATACAGATGCTCCTATTGAGAAGATAGAAAAAGATTCAGATAGAGATTATTGGATGACTTCTGAAGAAGCTAAAAAATATGGAATGATAGATGAAGTTTTGAAAGGAAAAAAAAACTGA
- a CDS encoding HD family phosphohydrolase: MSKFFRLYYIISKKILDKFLVTLIAILALTFCFPKKKIFKYKFSKGKTWIYEDLFSPLNLRILKNNKDISLEIENIKKKSNFFCFKNIKIAKNIKKKIKKFLIKKKLFAFQKKITKIVNTIYKYGYIDSNHFPKKDNISFVFYKKNKHWISFSYKKIYTFNRVQNLIEKEIPKNRHHEFLIKKILKKTIVPDLFYERNYNEKIFNEKIKSIKKIKFSIAKGEKIVSKNDILNEEKFQMLSLLKKEYETKIWNKKNNYFLILGYFLIISMIFSILFLYLFYFQKKIFKSNRKINFLIINILLISFITITILKYYSKTLYLIPFCILPISIRAFFNFNLSFIIHLITILLLSLITPNSFEFIFIQITTGFLVLLTKKNIFKMKNLFLTVGKITVTYIVIFCSLTLIREGSLEKISLYTFFLFFFSGLLTLFVYPFIFIFEKLFNITSDISLLELSDVNTPILRLLSKKAPGTLQHVLTVSNIAEEAAIAIGANSLLVKIGAIYHDIGKIQNSIFFTENQHNITLNPHENLSPKESAKIILEHVPIGIKLAKKHHLPDPITDFIKTHHGNSLVYYFYEKQKEKYPNVLIDKKQFQYSGPKPFSKETVIVMICDSIEAASKSIKNPSDKDLNNLVEKIIFKQKIENQFSNSNITLKEIEKVKKVIQKKLINIYHSRIEYPM, encoded by the coding sequence ATGTCTAAATTCTTCAGATTGTATTATATAATATCTAAAAAAATCTTAGATAAATTTTTAGTTACGCTTATTGCTATATTAGCATTAACATTTTGTTTCCCAAAAAAAAAGATTTTTAAATATAAATTTTCAAAAGGAAAAACTTGGATTTACGAAGACTTATTTTCTCCGTTGAATTTACGGATATTAAAAAATAATAAAGATATCAGTTTAGAAATTGAAAATATAAAGAAAAAATCAAATTTTTTTTGTTTTAAAAATATAAAAATAGCCAAAAATATAAAAAAAAAAATCAAAAAATTTTTAATAAAAAAGAAACTTTTTGCTTTTCAAAAAAAAATTACTAAAATAGTAAATACTATATACAAATATGGATATATAGATTCTAATCATTTTCCAAAGAAAGATAATATTTCCTTCGTTTTTTATAAAAAAAACAAACATTGGATATCTTTTTCGTATAAAAAAATTTATACTTTTAATAGAGTCCAAAATTTGATTGAAAAAGAAATTCCTAAAAATAGACATCATGAATTTCTCATAAAAAAAATATTAAAAAAAACTATAGTACCGGATCTTTTTTATGAAAGAAATTATAATGAAAAAATTTTTAATGAAAAAATAAAATCTATTAAAAAAATCAAATTTTCTATTGCAAAGGGAGAAAAAATTGTCAGTAAAAATGATATTCTTAATGAAGAAAAATTTCAAATGTTATCCTTATTAAAAAAGGAATATGAAACCAAAATATGGAACAAAAAAAATAACTATTTTTTGATTTTAGGATATTTTTTAATCATTAGTATGATTTTCTCCATACTTTTTTTGTATCTTTTTTATTTTCAAAAAAAAATATTTAAAAGTAATAGAAAAATTAATTTTTTAATAATCAATATATTATTGATATCATTTATTACAATCACAATCTTAAAATATTATTCTAAAACATTATATTTGATTCCTTTTTGTATTCTTCCCATAAGTATTCGTGCATTTTTTAATTTCAACTTGAGTTTCATCATTCACTTAATAACTATTTTATTATTATCATTGATTACCCCAAATAGTTTCGAATTTATTTTTATTCAAATTACTACAGGTTTTTTAGTCTTGTTGACAAAAAAAAATATTTTTAAAATGAAAAACCTATTCCTAACTGTAGGAAAAATTACAGTAACTTATATAGTTATTTTTTGCTCACTTACTTTAATCCGGGAAGGATCTTTAGAAAAAATCTCTTTGTACACTTTTTTTCTATTTTTTTTTAGTGGATTATTAACTTTGTTTGTTTATCCATTTATATTCATTTTCGAAAAATTGTTCAATATAACTTCAGATATTTCATTATTAGAACTTTCTGATGTAAACACCCCTATACTAAGATTATTATCTAAAAAAGCTCCAGGAACTTTACAACATGTTTTAACCGTATCAAATATAGCAGAAGAAGCTGCTATAGCTATTGGAGCGAATTCTTTGTTAGTGAAAATAGGAGCTATTTACCATGATATTGGAAAAATACAGAATTCCATTTTTTTTACAGAAAACCAACACAACATAACACTTAATCCTCATGAAAATTTGAGTCCAAAAGAAAGTGCTAAAATTATTTTAGAACATGTTCCAATTGGGATAAAATTAGCAAAAAAACATCATTTACCTGATCCTATTACTGATTTTATAAAAACTCATCATGGAAACAGTCTTGTTTATTACTTTTATGAAAAACAAAAAGAAAAATATCCTAATGTTTTGATAGATAAAAAACAATTTCAATATTCTGGACCTAAACCATTTTCTAAAGAAACAGTTATTGTTATGATATGTGATTCTATAGAAGCCGCTTCAAAAAGTATAAAAAATCCATCTGATAAAGATTTAAATAATTTAGTAGAGAAAATTATTTTTAAACAAAAAATAGAAAATCAATTTTCCAATTCAAATATTACTTTGAAGGAAATAGAAAAAGTCAAAAAAGTTATTCAAAAAAAATTGATAAACATCTATCATTCTAGAATAGAATACCCTATGTGA
- the gcvP gene encoding aminomethyl-transferring glycine dehydrogenase, translated as MNKDFIYRHIGPTNEEVYKMLKILKCHSIKDLINKTIPKEIRFNKKLNIPNSISEYKYLNHIYRISKKNKIYRSYIGLGYKNTITPAVIQRNILENPNWYTPYTPYQSEISQGRLEALINFQTMVSDLTGMNISNASMLDEGSATADAMFMTYKYSLKKRRVKNYPHFFVSNEILPQTLDIIKTRCYGIGINLVQDFHENIQKRSNEKEIFGLLLPYPSSSGEIYDYSETIKYAKLKNISVIISTDLMALTLLKPPGEWGADVVVGSTQSFGIPMGYGGPHAAFFSTHEKYKRLLPGRIIGESLDRKNKKAFRMSLQTREQHIKRERATSNICTSQVLPAIMASMYAVYHGPEGLKSIAENIHKRTKKLESLLMNNIHNIHQINTSYFDTLRIRIDSTKIEPLKMVAKRKKTNFRYIDKNHLTITLDETTCSQDIDHIVSIFHEVYNNKYQKIKKNKEKESNNRIPNFLKRTSNFLEHQIFHKFHSENELIRYIKKLEKKDLSLTHSMIPLGSCTMKLNASAELLYLNQYKWRDLHPFVPENQSKGYQLIIKNLKKYLKEITGFHGISLQPNSGAQGEYAGLMVIKYYHNSRKESKRNIALIPSSSHGTNPASAMMAGMKVILISTQKDGSIDKNDLFKKAKENKNFLSVFMITYPSTHGVYESHVKEIIEIIHENGGQVYMDGANMNAQVGLIKPANLGVDICHLNLHKTFAIPHGGGGPGMGPICVAPHLSPFLPNHPLQQTKKRKMTLTISSSPYGSPLILPISYAYIRLLGPNGLKKCTEISVLNANYIKEKLKNYYQILYSGKNDTVAHELIIDCRNFKKTIGIEVIDIAKRMMDYGFHAPTVSFPVEGCMMIEPTESESKKELDLFIETMINIRKEINEISEGKFSKEENVLKNAPHSLDLLTENNWKYPYTRKKAAYPLDWVRERKFWPSTDRINDGYGDRNLICTCT; from the coding sequence ATGAACAAAGATTTCATATATAGACATATAGGACCTACCAACGAAGAAGTTTATAAAATGTTGAAAATATTAAAATGTCATTCTATCAAAGATTTAATAAATAAAACAATACCAAAAGAAATACGTTTTAACAAAAAACTAAATATTCCGAATTCTATTTCTGAATATAAATATTTAAATCATATTTATAGAATTAGTAAAAAAAATAAAATTTATCGTTCTTATATAGGATTGGGATATAAAAATACTATAACTCCTGCTGTTATTCAAAGAAATATTTTAGAAAATCCAAATTGGTATACTCCTTACACTCCTTATCAATCCGAAATATCTCAAGGACGTTTGGAAGCATTAATCAATTTCCAAACTATGGTTTCAGACCTTACGGGAATGAATATAAGTAACGCCTCTATGTTAGATGAAGGAAGTGCAACAGCTGATGCAATGTTTATGACTTATAAATATTCTCTAAAAAAAAGACGTGTCAAAAATTATCCACATTTTTTTGTTTCAAATGAAATCCTTCCACAAACATTGGATATTATAAAGACAAGATGTTATGGAATAGGAATTAATCTTGTTCAAGACTTTCACGAAAACATACAAAAAAGATCCAATGAAAAGGAAATATTTGGATTATTGCTTCCTTATCCTTCTTCTTCAGGAGAAATTTATGATTACAGTGAAACTATAAAATATGCAAAACTAAAAAATATATCGGTTATAATCTCTACAGATTTAATGGCTTTAACTTTGTTAAAACCTCCTGGAGAATGGGGAGCCGATGTAGTTGTAGGATCTACACAATCTTTTGGAATTCCTATGGGATATGGAGGACCTCATGCTGCTTTTTTTTCTACTCATGAAAAATATAAACGTCTTCTTCCAGGAAGAATTATTGGAGAGTCTTTGGATCGAAAGAACAAAAAAGCATTTCGTATGTCCCTACAAACAAGAGAACAACATATTAAACGAGAAAGAGCAACTTCTAATATATGTACATCACAGGTTTTACCTGCTATAATGGCCTCTATGTATGCTGTATATCATGGTCCAGAAGGATTAAAATCTATAGCAGAAAATATTCATAAACGGACTAAAAAACTTGAATCATTACTGATGAATAACATTCATAATATTCATCAAATAAATACATCTTATTTTGATACTCTTAGAATCAGAATAGATTCAACCAAAATAGAACCATTAAAAATGGTAGCTAAACGTAAAAAAACCAATTTCAGATATATAGATAAAAATCATTTAACAATTACTTTAGACGAGACGACTTGTTCTCAAGATATAGATCATATTGTTTCTATTTTTCATGAAGTTTATAATAATAAATATCAAAAAATTAAAAAGAATAAAGAAAAAGAATCTAATAATAGAATTCCTAATTTTTTAAAAAGAACCTCTAATTTTTTAGAACATCAAATTTTCCATAAGTTTCATTCAGAAAATGAACTAATTCGTTATATTAAAAAATTAGAAAAAAAAGATCTTTCATTAACACATTCAATGATTCCATTAGGATCATGTACTATGAAATTAAATGCATCTGCAGAATTACTTTATTTAAACCAATATAAATGGAGAGATCTGCATCCTTTTGTTCCTGAAAATCAATCCAAAGGGTACCAGTTGATTATTAAAAATTTAAAAAAATATTTAAAAGAAATAACTGGATTTCATGGAATTTCTTTACAACCTAATTCAGGAGCTCAAGGAGAATATGCTGGACTAATGGTTATAAAATATTATCATAATTCACGAAAAGAATCTAAAAGAAATATAGCATTAATTCCTTCTTCTTCACATGGAACTAATCCGGCATCCGCAATGATGGCTGGAATGAAGGTGATCTTAATTTCTACTCAAAAAGATGGATCTATTGATAAAAATGATTTATTCAAAAAAGCAAAAGAGAATAAAAATTTTTTATCTGTATTTATGATCACTTATCCTTCTACTCATGGTGTATACGAATCTCATGTAAAAGAAATAATAGAAATTATTCATGAAAATGGAGGACAAGTTTATATGGATGGAGCAAATATGAATGCACAAGTAGGATTAATAAAACCGGCAAATTTAGGAGTGGATATTTGTCATCTTAATCTACATAAAACTTTTGCTATTCCTCATGGAGGTGGTGGACCTGGAATGGGGCCTATTTGTGTTGCTCCTCATTTATCTCCTTTCCTTCCTAATCATCCTTTACAACAAACAAAGAAAAGAAAAATGACATTAACAATTTCTTCTTCTCCATATGGATCTCCCCTTATTCTCCCTATTTCTTATGCTTATATTCGTTTATTGGGACCAAATGGATTAAAAAAATGTACAGAAATATCTGTATTAAATGCTAATTACATAAAGGAAAAATTAAAAAATTATTATCAAATATTATATTCAGGAAAGAATGATACAGTAGCACATGAATTGATTATAGACTGCAGAAATTTTAAAAAAACTATTGGAATAGAAGTAATAGATATTGCAAAAAGAATGATGGATTATGGATTTCATGCTCCTACTGTTTCTTTTCCTGTAGAAGGATGCATGATGATAGAACCTACAGAAAGTGAATCTAAAAAAGAATTAGATCTATTTATTGAAACAATGATAAATATACGAAAAGAAATTAATGAAATTTCAGAAGGTAAATTTTCTAAAGAGGAAAATGTATTAAAAAATGCTCCACATAGTTTAGATTTATTAACAGAAAATAATTGGAAATATCCATATACTAGAAAAAAAGCTGCTTATCCATTGGATTGGGTAAGAGAAAGAAAATTTTGGCCTTCAACTGATAGAATAAATGATGGATATGGAGATAGAAACTTGATTTGTACATGTACTTAA
- the mdh gene encoding malate dehydrogenase has product MKVTIIGAGNVGASCASLLSQKDIVKEIILLDVREKFAEGKSLDISQMLSIIGSNTHVIGITNDFSKSENSEIIIITCGIPRKPGMNRDDLMNTNAEIIHSVTKKSILFSPKAKFIIVSNPLDVMSYVSYMTLRVDSSRVIGMAGILDSVRYRYFLSRELNCSPHDIQSLLLGGHGDTMVPLYRYTSVSGIPIQEFLSKDKNQDIIEKTKKGGEQIVNLLGTSAWMAPSASVVQMVEAIIKDSKRIFSCSVFLKGEYDLKNIYLGVPVLLGKDGVEKIIELQLNKEERDLLKNSANHISNMMKKLKLNSLI; this is encoded by the coding sequence ATGAAAGTTACTATTATTGGAGCAGGGAATGTGGGGGCATCATGTGCTAGTTTATTATCTCAAAAAGACATAGTGAAAGAAATTATTTTATTAGATGTTAGAGAAAAATTTGCCGAAGGAAAAAGTTTAGATATTTCTCAGATGCTTTCCATTATAGGATCCAATACTCATGTTATTGGAATCACTAATGATTTTTCCAAATCAGAAAATTCTGAAATTATTATTATTACTTGTGGGATTCCTAGAAAACCAGGAATGAATCGCGATGATTTAATGAACACAAATGCAGAAATAATTCATTCTGTAACTAAAAAATCTATCCTTTTTTCTCCAAAAGCAAAGTTTATAATAGTGTCTAATCCATTGGATGTAATGTCTTATGTTAGTTATATGACATTAAGAGTGGACTCTTCTCGTGTCATAGGAATGGCTGGAATATTAGATTCAGTTAGATATCGTTATTTTTTATCAAGAGAATTGAATTGTTCTCCTCATGATATACAATCTTTGTTATTGGGTGGACATGGAGATACTATGGTCCCTTTATATAGATATACCTCTGTCTCTGGAATTCCAATACAGGAATTTTTATCAAAAGATAAAAATCAGGATATTATTGAAAAAACAAAAAAGGGTGGAGAACAGATTGTCAATTTACTAGGAACATCTGCTTGGATGGCACCTAGTGCATCTGTCGTTCAAATGGTAGAAGCTATCATAAAAGACTCAAAACGTATTTTTTCATGTTCTGTTTTTTTAAAAGGAGAATATGATTTGAAAAATATATATCTAGGAGTTCCTGTTCTTTTGGGAAAAGATGGAGTTGAAAAAATTATAGAATTACAGTTAAACAAAGAAGAAAGAGATCTTTTGAAAAATTCTGCTAATCATATTTCCAATATGATGAAGAAATTAAAATTAAATAGTTTAATTTAA
- the tsaD gene encoding tRNA (adenosine(37)-N6)-threonylcarbamoyltransferase complex transferase subunit TsaD, with translation MKKKSIVILGIETSCDDTAVSVINRDRNVLSNIILHQKIHEKYGGVVPELAARLHDKYLTKAVNMAISSAKIKKNQIDAVSFTLGPGLIGPLLVGASFAKSFSMGLKIPLISVNHVQAHILSQFIKKVNINKNSYPKFPFLCLMISGGHTQIVKVSDFFKMDILGSTLDDSVGDAFDKIARMFGFSYPGGPKLESFSKRGNYKRFIFSKPLVKGLDFSFSGLKSHVLQFIKNKSKKNPYFIENNLYDLCASIQRIIAEILLEKVKAAISDTGIFRVSLAGGVSANSEIIRHFLVFEKQNKKWEIFIPKKKYATDNAAMIAITGLLKYEKNIFDSVNVCSYSKFQRFY, from the coding sequence ATGAAAAAAAAATCTATTGTTATTCTTGGAATAGAAACGTCATGTGACGATACTGCTGTCTCTGTTATTAACAGAGATAGAAATGTATTATCCAATATCATTCTTCATCAAAAAATTCATGAAAAATATGGCGGCGTTGTTCCAGAGTTAGCTGCAAGACTACATGATAAATATCTCACAAAGGCTGTAAATATGGCTATTTCATCTGCAAAAATAAAAAAAAATCAAATTGATGCTGTATCTTTTACCCTAGGACCAGGGTTAATAGGTCCTTTATTAGTAGGAGCTTCTTTTGCAAAATCATTTTCAATGGGATTAAAAATTCCTTTGATAAGCGTTAACCATGTCCAAGCTCATATTCTTTCTCAGTTTATAAAAAAAGTGAATATAAACAAAAATTCTTATCCAAAATTTCCATTTTTATGTTTAATGATAAGTGGAGGACATACTCAAATAGTAAAAGTTAGTGATTTTTTCAAAATGGATATATTAGGATCTACTTTAGATGATTCTGTAGGAGATGCTTTTGATAAAATAGCTAGAATGTTTGGTTTTTCTTATCCTGGGGGGCCAAAACTGGAATCTTTTTCTAAAAGAGGAAATTACAAAAGATTTATTTTTTCAAAACCTTTAGTAAAAGGATTAGATTTTAGTTTTAGTGGATTAAAAAGTCATGTTTTGCAATTTATTAAAAATAAATCAAAAAAAAATCCATATTTCATTGAAAATAATTTATACGATTTATGTGCTTCTATCCAAAGAATCATTGCAGAGATTCTTTTAGAAAAGGTGAAAGCAGCTATTTCAGATACCGGAATTTTTAGAGTCTCTTTAGCAGGAGGAGTTTCTGCTAATAGTGAAATCATACGCCATTTTCTTGTTTTTGAAAAACAAAACAAAAAATGGGAAATTTTTATTCCAAAAAAAAAATATGCAACAGACAATGCTGCGATGATAGCCATAACAGGATTACTTAAATATGAAAAAAATATTTTTGATTCTGTTAATGTCTGTTCATATTCAAAATTTCAAAGATTTTATTAA
- a CDS encoding lipopolysaccharide biosynthesis protein, giving the protein MIQTIVYSIGFIFQKIINYTFLKIFTQSLKKEEFSLYTDMYALSFLVIAFLSFGLENTYFRFLSKKTYDKEVIFSTGVFVQLFLTSFFLIISMNSIKYLVSIAGYKNHPEYFFMFFLIIFFDTICILPMAWLRTNEMALKYTIINMINILIQSIFIIYLFSFSKKSNHLNCFSIVELVNSFTDKTGYIFFSNVVSSLTNFFLVIPILLKEVSIKKFNQSLAKKMLNYGIPIMLGTIAFSLNENLDKILIKRCLSDEINGAYSACYKIASFMSLYIRAFRLGIEPFFFKKSEDPYAKNYYEEITYMFIILGLMFYVLICGNISLFIEFLIDKKYHFAIPIIPIIMMGNLFLGIYINLSIFYKTIDKPIIGTYISLIGVLVTVLFNVILIIIPNSSFMVSAWGTFTSYGSMVLVLFLWGKKKLNQFFNCKKKIWKIIIHLLMAFLLVRVTNKNKIEISLFLQFLYLIIIFLSERKFLNKIIL; this is encoded by the coding sequence ATGATTCAAACCATTGTTTATTCTATAGGTTTCATTTTTCAAAAGATTATTAATTACACTTTTTTAAAAATTTTTACTCAATCTTTGAAAAAAGAAGAATTTTCTCTTTATACCGATATGTATGCTTTATCTTTTCTAGTTATAGCTTTTCTTTCTTTTGGATTAGAAAATACTTATTTTAGATTTTTATCTAAAAAAACTTACGATAAAGAGGTTATTTTTTCAACAGGAGTTTTTGTACAATTGTTTCTCACTTCTTTTTTTTTGATCATTTCTATGAATTCAATCAAATATTTAGTTTCTATTGCTGGATATAAGAATCATCCAGAATATTTTTTCATGTTTTTTTTAATCATATTTTTTGATACTATTTGCATTCTTCCTATGGCTTGGCTTCGTACTAATGAAATGGCTTTAAAATATACCATTATAAATATGATTAATATATTAATCCAATCTATTTTTATAATTTATCTGTTTTCTTTTTCTAAGAAAAGTAATCACTTGAATTGTTTTTCTATTGTTGAATTAGTTAATTCTTTTACAGATAAAACAGGTTATATTTTTTTTTCAAATGTGGTTTCATCTTTAACTAATTTTTTTTTAGTTATTCCTATTCTTTTAAAAGAAGTCTCTATCAAAAAATTTAATCAGTCTCTTGCTAAAAAAATGTTAAATTATGGAATTCCTATCATGCTTGGAACTATTGCTTTTTCTCTTAATGAAAACCTTGATAAAATTTTGATTAAAAGATGTCTTTCTGATGAAATTAATGGAGCTTATTCTGCATGTTACAAAATAGCATCCTTTATGAGTTTGTATATTCGTGCATTTCGGTTAGGAATTGAACCTTTTTTTTTTAAAAAATCCGAAGATCCTTATGCAAAAAATTATTACGAAGAAATCACATATATGTTTATAATATTGGGATTAATGTTTTATGTATTGATATGTGGAAATATTTCTTTGTTTATAGAATTTTTGATTGATAAAAAATACCATTTTGCAATTCCCATTATCCCAATAATAATGATGGGAAATTTATTTTTAGGAATTTATATAAATTTGTCTATTTTTTATAAAACTATAGATAAACCTATTATAGGAACTTATATTTCCTTAATAGGGGTTTTGGTAACCGTTTTATTTAATGTAATTTTAATAATAATTCCTAATAGTAGTTTTATGGTTTCTGCATGGGGAACATTCACTTCTTATGGAAGTATGGTTTTAGTTTTGTTTCTTTGGGGAAAGAAAAAATTGAATCAATTTTTTAATTGCAAAAAAAAAATATGGAAAATTATCATCCATTTGTTAATGGCATTTCTTTTAGTAAGAGTTACTAATAAAAACAAAATAGAAATTAGTTTGTTTTTACAATTTTTGTACCTGATCATAATTTTTTTATCAGAAAGAAAATTTTTGAATAAGATAATTCTATAA
- a CDS encoding Lrp/AsnC family transcriptional regulator, whose protein sequence is MILRHNTDEIDNTIVRKLNINARTPYTEISKQISKEIKPLSVGTVHVRVKKLEEAGIIKGSTLIIGYESLGFHLIAFVGIFSDSRESQLVKEELKKIPNVVQLYITSGKYNLFCRIIAKDPSDARDVISKIGEIKGVLRTESTICLEESINDENRLLSNILQQQHQS, encoded by the coding sequence ATGATTCTAAGACATAATACAGACGAAATAGACAATACTATTGTCAGAAAACTTAACATAAATGCTAGAACTCCATATACTGAAATTAGTAAACAAATCAGCAAAGAAATTAAACCTTTATCCGTTGGAACTGTTCATGTTAGAGTTAAAAAATTAGAAGAAGCTGGAATTATAAAAGGAAGTACATTAATAATTGGATACGAGTCATTGGGATTTCATTTGATCGCTTTTGTAGGAATATTCTCTGATTCTAGAGAATCTCAATTAGTTAAAGAAGAATTAAAAAAAATTCCAAATGTTGTACAATTGTACATTACCTCAGGTAAGTATAATCTTTTTTGCAGAATTATAGCTAAAGATCCTTCAGATGCGAGAGATGTTATTTCTAAAATAGGAGAAATCAAAGGAGTTCTTAGAACAGAATCGACTATTTGTTTAGAAGAAAGCATTAATGATGAAAATAGATTACTATCTAACATATTACAACAACAACATCAATCATAA
- a CDS encoding dCTP deaminase/dUTPase family protein, which yields MFLRAYIKKSISINFLERRLISTGIYIHFDETRNNLIVKKNFLKTICLVFFTEKMKKIDSKSKEIKIIIINISLKSILIHPYDPIAIVNITKEIKIEWKLSNILNKSVRGSGSFGSTGR from the coding sequence TTGTTTTTAAGAGCTTATATAAAAAAATCTATTTCTATAAATTTTTTGGAAAGAAGATTAATTTCAACAGGAATCTATATTCATTTTGATGAAACGAGAAACAATTTGATCGTAAAAAAAAATTTTTTAAAAACAATCTGTTTAGTTTTTTTTACGGAAAAAATGAAAAAAATAGATTCTAAATCTAAAGAAATAAAAATCATTATCATCAATATTTCTTTAAAATCTATTTTAATTCACCCTTATGATCCAATAGCAATCGTAAACATTACTAAAGAAATTAAAATAGAATGGAAATTATCTAATATACTGAATAAAAGTGTAAGAGGAAGTGGTAGTTTTGGTAGTACTGGAAGATAA